From Variovorax sp. PMC12, the proteins below share one genomic window:
- a CDS encoding TonB-dependent receptor: MIPNFRRSAVGIAVLSLLSWSAFAQDTSTTTTTTVAPSSAEGTLSTVEIQSERLKKARMELSPEVGATVYRIDRAAIDALGKGDATPLDDVLLTLPGVAKDSKASGSLHVRDDHGNVQYRVNGVQLPEGISGFGQSLDTRYIDSVNFLTGALPAQYGLRTAGVVDIQTKQGFGKPGGSLGFTFGSHNTLEESGSVYGTTGNLSYYLSGSLVSNTNGIENPQPTLNAQNDRTRQGKTFGNLSYYLDADTRLGLMFGTYNGKFQIPTNPNQTPAFSLAGYSDLGTGYNGLPSSDVRERQTEATRFVALSYQKTVGALDFQISAFHQYSNLHYLPDAVGDLIYNGVASDTLRSNSSNGLQADASYKLNDAHTLRFGGAYTRQSTRSINAVNVFPVDDSGAQAGNTPVLINDNSGKVGRLASLYVQDEWRIDPRLTFNYGLRYDSVDAFTKEHQWSPRLNLAYKLSDDTALHAGYARYFTPPPQELASQQSINLYAGTTNQPEIANSDPVKAERTHYFDLGLDHKLNDNLSLSADVYYKNITNLLDEGQFGQALILSPFNYAKGFARGLELSARYNDDHWSAYANFAYQKAMGKNIVSSQSLFGADELSYIANHYVYLDHDQTYTLSGGAAYRFGDNQVSGDLIFGSGLRRTPDGGAPNSAALPHYAVVNAAYSHTWKEPSGGDIVGRIAILNLFDKSYLLRDGTGVGVGAPQYGTRRSLYVSMTTHF; encoded by the coding sequence ATGATTCCCAATTTCCGTCGCAGTGCCGTTGGCATTGCAGTTCTTTCCCTGCTGTCCTGGTCGGCCTTCGCCCAGGACACGAGCACCACCACCACGACCACGGTTGCGCCCAGCAGCGCCGAGGGCACGCTGTCCACCGTGGAGATCCAGTCCGAGCGCCTCAAGAAGGCGCGCATGGAGCTCTCGCCCGAGGTCGGCGCGACCGTCTATCGCATCGACCGCGCGGCCATCGACGCGCTCGGCAAGGGCGACGCCACGCCGCTGGACGACGTGCTGCTCACCCTGCCCGGCGTGGCCAAGGACTCCAAGGCCTCCGGCTCGCTGCATGTGCGCGACGACCACGGCAACGTGCAGTACCGCGTCAACGGCGTGCAGTTGCCCGAGGGCATCTCGGGCTTCGGCCAGTCGCTGGACACGCGCTACATCGACTCGGTCAACTTCCTGACCGGCGCCTTGCCGGCGCAGTACGGCCTGCGCACCGCCGGCGTGGTCGACATCCAGACGAAGCAGGGCTTCGGCAAGCCCGGCGGTTCGCTCGGCTTCACCTTCGGCAGCCACAACACGCTGGAAGAGAGCGGGTCCGTCTACGGCACCACCGGCAACCTGAGCTACTACCTGTCGGGCAGCCTGGTGTCCAACACCAACGGCATCGAGAACCCGCAGCCCACGCTCAACGCGCAGAACGACCGCACGCGGCAGGGCAAGACCTTCGGCAACCTGAGCTACTACCTCGACGCCGACACCCGCCTCGGCCTGATGTTCGGCACCTACAACGGCAAGTTCCAGATCCCGACCAACCCGAACCAGACGCCGGCCTTCTCGCTGGCCGGCTACAGCGACCTGGGCACGGGCTACAACGGCCTGCCGTCTTCCGATGTGCGCGAGCGCCAGACCGAGGCCACGCGCTTCGTCGCGCTGTCCTACCAGAAGACCGTGGGCGCGCTGGATTTCCAGATCTCGGCCTTCCACCAGTACTCGAACCTGCACTACCTGCCCGACGCCGTGGGCGACCTGATCTACAACGGCGTGGCGTCGGACACCCTGCGTTCCAACTCGTCGAACGGCCTGCAGGCCGATGCGTCGTACAAGCTGAACGACGCCCACACGCTGCGCTTCGGCGGCGCCTACACGCGCCAGAGCACGCGCAGCATCAATGCGGTGAACGTGTTCCCGGTCGACGACAGCGGCGCGCAGGCCGGCAACACGCCGGTGCTCATCAACGACAACTCCGGCAAGGTCGGCCGGCTCGCCAGCCTGTATGTGCAGGACGAATGGCGCATCGACCCCCGGCTGACCTTCAACTACGGCCTGCGCTACGACAGCGTCGACGCGTTCACCAAGGAGCACCAGTGGAGCCCGCGGCTGAACCTGGCCTACAAGCTCTCGGACGACACGGCGCTGCACGCGGGCTACGCGCGCTACTTCACGCCGCCGCCGCAGGAGCTGGCTTCGCAGCAGAGCATCAACCTCTACGCCGGCACCACCAACCAGCCCGAGATCGCCAATTCCGACCCGGTGAAGGCCGAGCGCACCCACTACTTCGACCTGGGCCTCGACCACAAGTTGAACGACAACCTGTCGCTGTCGGCCGACGTGTACTACAAGAACATCACCAACCTGCTGGACGAAGGCCAGTTCGGCCAGGCGCTGATCCTGTCGCCGTTCAACTACGCCAAGGGCTTCGCGCGCGGGCTGGAGCTGTCGGCGCGCTACAACGACGACCACTGGTCGGCCTACGCCAACTTCGCCTACCAGAAGGCGATGGGCAAGAACATCGTGTCGAGCCAGTCGCTGTTCGGCGCCGACGAGCTGAGCTACATCGCCAACCACTACGTGTACCTGGACCACGACCAGACCTACACGCTGTCGGGCGGGGCGGCTTACCGCTTCGGCGACAACCAGGTCAGCGGCGACCTGATCTTCGGCAGCGGCCTGCGCCGCACGCCCGACGGCGGCGCGCCCAACAGCGCGGCGCTGCCGCACTACGCCGTGGTCAACGCCGCCTACTCGCACACCTGGAAGGAGCCGTCGGGCGGCGACATCGTCGGGCGCATCGCCATCCTGAACCTGTTCGACAAGAGCTACCTGCTGCGCGACGGCACCGGCGTGGGCGTGGGTGCGCCGCAGTACGGCACGCGGCGCAGCCTGTACGTGAGCATGACCACGCACTTCTGA
- a CDS encoding protein-L-isoaspartate O-methyltransferase family protein — MNPTPTLERLRFNMIEQQIRPWDVLETDILELLAEIHREDYVPDEHRTLSFFDMELPLLDGSVPGEIMLSPKVEARTLQDLHIQKHESVLEIGTGSGFMAALLGARAAQVLSLEINPVLAARAAETLRRNGVTNVEVRHADGSVPLASGPSFDVIVLSGSVARIPQNLLGSLKVGGRLSAIVGDEPMMRAHFVTRTSESKWDTIQPWDTVAPRLLNFPEPSRFSF, encoded by the coding sequence ATGAACCCCACCCCCACCCTCGAGCGCTTGCGCTTCAACATGATCGAACAGCAGATCCGCCCCTGGGATGTGCTGGAGACCGACATCCTCGAACTGCTGGCTGAAATCCACCGCGAGGACTACGTGCCCGACGAGCACCGCACCCTGTCGTTCTTCGACATGGAACTGCCGCTGCTGGACGGCTCCGTGCCCGGCGAGATCATGCTGTCGCCCAAGGTCGAGGCCCGCACGCTGCAGGACCTGCACATCCAGAAGCACGAATCGGTGCTCGAGATCGGCACCGGCTCCGGCTTCATGGCCGCCCTGCTCGGCGCCCGCGCCGCCCAGGTGCTGTCGCTCGAAATCAACCCCGTGCTGGCCGCCCGCGCAGCCGAGACGCTGCGCCGCAACGGCGTGACCAACGTCGAGGTGCGCCACGCCGACGGCTCCGTTCCCCTGGCCAGCGGCCCGAGCTTCGACGTGATCGTGCTCAGCGGCTCGGTCGCGCGCATTCCGCAGAACCTGCTGGGTTCGCTGAAGGTCGGCGGCCGCCTCTCGGCCATCGTGGGCGACGAACCCATGATGCGCGCCCACTTCGTCACGCGCACCAGCGAAAGCAAGTGGGACACCATCCAGCCCTGGGACACCGTGGCCCCGCGCCTGCTGAATTTCCCCGAGCCCTCGCGCTTCTCGTTCTGA
- a CDS encoding AEC family transporter, whose product MNSFVISSLLPVVLLIAAGYLAGRRRWIGGNAVKDLSNLIFLLLAPALLFRAMSTVHVEQLSLKPVAAYFIASGLLFAGTMALRGFNRTAAVIALANTYSNTVMIGIALIGLAYDEDGMVVLLTLISLHSLVLLTSATVVLELAVAREHAADGGAQKHSMARTVLRALRNAIIHPVPLPILAGLLFAQTGLVMPEVIDKPIQLLGQAFGPVALVMVGITLALTPIGRHWRGALTQALVKNLLHPLLVAAIGWVLGVRGIPLTVMVVAAALPIGANVFLFSQRYRTAEDLVTASVAVSTVLALGTLTLVMVWVQWLP is encoded by the coding sequence GTGAATTCGTTCGTCATCTCCTCGCTTCTTCCCGTCGTCCTGCTCATCGCCGCGGGCTACCTTGCCGGAAGGCGCCGCTGGATCGGCGGCAATGCGGTGAAGGACCTGTCGAACCTCATCTTCCTGCTGCTCGCGCCCGCGCTGCTGTTCCGTGCCATGAGCACGGTGCACGTCGAGCAGCTGAGCCTCAAGCCGGTGGCGGCGTACTTCATCGCCTCGGGCCTGCTGTTCGCGGGCACGATGGCGCTGCGCGGATTCAATCGCACGGCGGCCGTGATCGCGCTGGCCAACACCTACAGCAACACCGTGATGATCGGCATCGCGCTGATCGGCCTGGCCTACGACGAGGACGGCATGGTGGTGTTGCTCACCCTCATTTCGTTGCACTCGCTGGTGCTGCTGACCAGCGCCACGGTGGTGCTGGAGCTGGCGGTGGCGCGCGAGCACGCAGCCGACGGCGGCGCGCAGAAACATTCGATGGCGCGCACCGTGCTGCGCGCGCTGCGCAACGCCATCATCCATCCGGTGCCGCTGCCGATCCTGGCCGGGCTGCTGTTCGCGCAGACCGGACTCGTGATGCCCGAGGTCATCGACAAGCCGATCCAGTTGCTGGGGCAGGCCTTCGGACCGGTGGCGCTGGTGATGGTGGGCATCACGCTTGCGCTCACGCCCATCGGGCGGCACTGGCGCGGCGCGCTGACGCAGGCGCTGGTGAAAAACCTGCTGCACCCGCTGCTGGTGGCCGCCATCGGCTGGGTGCTGGGTGTGCGCGGCATTCCGCTCACGGTGATGGTGGTGGCCGCGGCGCTGCCAATCGGCGCCAACGTGTTCCTGTTCTCGCAGCGCTATCGCACCGCCGAAGACCTGGTGACGGCCAGCGTCGCTGTGTCGACGGTGCTGGCCCTCGGCACGCTCACGCTGGTGATGGTCTGGGTGCAGTGGCTGCCCTGA
- a CDS encoding TolC family outer membrane protein, producing the protein MPSRPRLSPLSAALASTFAALLALPAQGQTLNELYDAARSYDATYQGARAQYDANVARAAQAKAGILPAVGLTAGVTRSDIEIDILTGAGRGTTTPRDFNTQNVGINATQPLYRPANWATYEQGKRQADIAQAVFTIAEQDLIVRVSQAYFDVLASQDSLALVRAQKVAVAEQLASAKRNFEVGTSTITDSREAQARYDLVIAQEIAAENDLQVKKVVLDQLVGRPGSVPVPLAVPVVLPTAMPADINAWVAQADEVHPAIKQARLGVDVAGLEVEKAKAGHKPTLDANLGYNVTRNPTGTTTSTVGTRANAATVGVTFNLPLFAGFATENRIKETLALEDQSRSVLEGTRRNVAQATRAAYLGLVSGAGQVKALEAAESSSQSALDANRLGYQVGVRINIDVLNSQSQLFQTKRDLAQARYNVLLGNLKLRQANGTLTTDDMNAINATLASNAGVPAVPSATAPDRSPQQQQPVVPPSIPVIPPVPVQPFNPPAPTMPTPPVPPVILNPPVR; encoded by the coding sequence ATGCCTTCCAGGCCCCGGCTCTCGCCACTTTCCGCAGCGCTCGCAAGCACCTTCGCAGCACTGCTCGCATTGCCGGCCCAGGGCCAGACACTGAACGAACTGTATGACGCCGCCCGCAGCTACGACGCCACCTACCAGGGCGCGCGGGCCCAGTACGACGCCAACGTGGCGCGCGCCGCGCAGGCCAAGGCGGGCATCCTGCCGGCCGTGGGCCTCACGGCCGGCGTGACGCGCAGCGACATCGAGATCGACATCCTCACGGGCGCCGGGCGCGGTACCACCACCCCGCGCGACTTCAATACCCAGAACGTCGGCATCAACGCCACGCAGCCGCTGTACCGCCCGGCCAACTGGGCCACCTACGAGCAGGGCAAGCGCCAGGCCGACATCGCGCAGGCGGTGTTCACCATTGCGGAGCAGGACCTGATCGTGCGCGTGAGCCAGGCCTACTTCGACGTGCTTGCCAGCCAGGACAGCCTGGCGCTCGTGCGCGCCCAGAAGGTGGCCGTGGCCGAGCAGCTGGCATCGGCCAAGCGCAACTTCGAGGTCGGCACCTCGACCATCACCGACTCGCGCGAAGCGCAGGCCCGCTACGACCTGGTGATCGCGCAGGAAATCGCCGCCGAGAACGACCTGCAGGTCAAGAAGGTGGTGCTCGACCAGCTGGTCGGCCGCCCCGGCAGCGTGCCGGTGCCGCTGGCGGTGCCGGTGGTGCTGCCCACGGCCATGCCCGCGGACATCAACGCCTGGGTCGCGCAGGCCGACGAAGTGCACCCCGCGATCAAGCAGGCGCGCCTGGGCGTCGACGTGGCCGGGCTCGAAGTGGAGAAGGCCAAGGCCGGCCACAAGCCCACGCTGGACGCCAACCTCGGCTACAACGTCACGCGCAATCCGACCGGCACCACCACCAGCACGGTGGGCACGCGCGCCAACGCGGCCACGGTCGGCGTCACCTTCAACCTGCCGCTGTTCGCCGGCTTCGCGACCGAGAACCGCATCAAGGAAACACTGGCGCTCGAAGACCAGTCGCGCAGCGTGCTCGAAGGCACGCGGCGCAACGTGGCGCAGGCCACGCGCGCGGCGTACCTCGGGCTGGTCTCGGGTGCGGGGCAGGTGAAGGCGCTGGAGGCCGCCGAATCTTCCAGCCAGAGCGCGCTCGATGCGAACCGGCTGGGCTACCAGGTGGGCGTGCGCATCAACATCGACGTGCTGAACTCGCAGAGCCAGCTGTTCCAGACCAAGCGCGACCTCGCGCAGGCGCGCTACAACGTGCTGCTGGGCAACCTGAAGCTGCGCCAGGCCAACGGCACGCTGACCACCGACGACATGAATGCGATCAACGCCACGCTGGCCAGCAACGCCGGCGTGCCGGCGGTGCCCTCGGCCACCGCGCCCGACCGCTCGCCGCAGCAGCAGCAACCGGTGGTGCCGCCGAGCATTCCCGTGATTCCGCCGGTGCCGGTGCAGCCGTTCAATCCGCCCGCGCCGACGATGCCGACGCCGCCCGTGCCTCCGGTGATCCTGAATCCGCCGGTTCGCTGA
- a CDS encoding TetR/AcrR family transcriptional regulator: MPTPRSFVDKICPVRAKRERRKEARPGELLAAALDLFVEKGFAATRSEEVAARAGVSKGTLFLYFPSKEELFKAVVMESLGGRFNEWNAEFEAFEGTSAEMLRYCMNVWWERVGMTKASGLTKLMMCEGSNFPELAEFYRREVVRPGHDLLRRILQRGIDRGEFAKVDIDHAIYSVVAPMVFLMLWKHSAMVCVDGAATLDPEKYLATQAETVLYGLCARAGDKA, encoded by the coding sequence ATGCCCACGCCCCGATCCTTTGTCGACAAGATCTGTCCGGTACGCGCCAAGCGCGAGCGCCGGAAGGAAGCGCGCCCCGGCGAATTGCTGGCAGCCGCGCTCGACCTGTTCGTGGAAAAGGGCTTCGCCGCCACCCGCTCAGAAGAAGTGGCGGCAAGGGCCGGTGTTTCCAAGGGCACCCTCTTCCTGTACTTCCCGAGCAAGGAAGAACTGTTCAAGGCCGTGGTCATGGAAAGCCTGGGCGGCCGATTCAATGAATGGAACGCCGAATTCGAGGCGTTCGAGGGCACCTCGGCCGAAATGCTGCGCTACTGCATGAACGTGTGGTGGGAACGCGTCGGCATGACCAAGGCCTCGGGCCTGACCAAGCTGATGATGTGCGAGGGCTCCAACTTCCCCGAACTCGCGGAGTTCTACCGCCGCGAGGTGGTGCGCCCCGGCCACGACCTGCTGCGGCGCATTCTGCAGCGCGGCATCGACCGCGGCGAGTTCGCCAAGGTCGACATCGACCACGCGATCTACTCGGTGGTCGCACCCATGGTCTTCCTCATGCTCTGGAAGCATTCGGCCATGGTCTGCGTCGACGGCGCCGCGACGCTCGACCCCGAGAAATACCTCGCGACGCAGGCCGAAACCGTGCTTTACGGCCTCTGCGCGCGCGCCGGAGACAAGGCATGA
- the pdxH gene encoding pyridoxamine 5'-phosphate oxidase, which translates to MTSPLSNDALAALRKSYERAELGEAHSEGDPLKQFERWLTEAIDAQVPEPNAMTLCTVGSDLRPSSRIVLIKGYDARGIVWYTNYESRKGRELSGNPYASLQFHWVELERVVRIEGRVEKAGADESDAYFASRPLDSRIGAWASPQSEVISGRDVLVKNAALFAARHLLSPPRPPHWGGYRLVPDRWEFWQGRKSRLHDRLRYRLEGADWVRERLAP; encoded by the coding sequence ATGACTTCCCCTCTTTCCAATGACGCGCTGGCCGCGCTGCGCAAGAGCTACGAGCGCGCCGAGCTCGGCGAGGCCCACAGCGAAGGCGATCCGCTGAAGCAGTTCGAACGCTGGCTCACCGAGGCCATCGACGCGCAGGTGCCCGAGCCCAATGCCATGACGCTGTGCACCGTGGGCAGCGACCTGCGGCCGTCGAGCCGCATCGTGCTCATCAAGGGCTACGACGCGCGCGGCATCGTCTGGTACACCAACTACGAGAGCCGCAAGGGCCGCGAGCTGTCTGGCAACCCGTATGCGTCGCTGCAATTCCATTGGGTCGAGCTGGAGCGCGTGGTGCGCATCGAGGGCCGCGTCGAGAAGGCCGGCGCCGACGAGAGCGACGCCTACTTCGCCAGCCGCCCGCTCGATTCGCGCATCGGCGCCTGGGCCAGCCCGCAGAGCGAGGTGATCAGCGGACGCGACGTGCTGGTGAAGAACGCGGCCCTGTTCGCCGCCAGGCACCTGCTCTCTCCGCCGCGCCCGCCGCATTGGGGCGGCTACCGGCTGGTCCCTGATCGCTGGGAGTTCTGGCAGGGCCGCAAGAGCCGGTTGCACGACCGGCTGCGCTACCGGCTCGAAGGCGCGGACTGGGTGCGCGAGCGTCTCGCGCCCTGA
- a CDS encoding nucleotidyltransferase family protein: MTTNKANSPVVIVLASGRGERFIAAGGTGSKLQAPLAGKPVLARTLDAVRASGLPWHLEDAGHPGMGDSIAAAVRATSDAAGWLILPGDLPLVRAETLMAVAAALGTGVGAVQPQYRGERGHPVGFGAACHAQLAALEGPLGASSVLRAMRAADSVLDLPVDDIGVVTDIDTPEALAHAEALWLAGPGSLSA; encoded by the coding sequence ATGACGACCAACAAGGCGAATTCCCCGGTGGTGATCGTGCTGGCCTCGGGCCGCGGCGAACGCTTCATCGCGGCCGGCGGCACGGGCTCCAAGCTTCAGGCGCCGCTGGCCGGCAAGCCGGTGCTGGCCCGCACGCTGGACGCGGTGCGTGCGAGCGGACTGCCGTGGCACCTGGAAGATGCCGGGCACCCCGGCATGGGCGATTCGATCGCGGCGGCGGTGCGGGCCACGTCCGATGCCGCCGGCTGGCTGATCCTGCCGGGCGACCTGCCGCTGGTGCGGGCCGAAACGCTGATGGCTGTGGCGGCCGCGCTGGGCACCGGCGTGGGGGCGGTGCAGCCGCAATACCGCGGAGAGCGCGGCCACCCGGTCGGCTTCGGGGCCGCCTGCCATGCGCAACTCGCGGCGCTGGAAGGGCCCCTTGGCGCATCGTCCGTTCTGCGCGCGATGCGCGCGGCGGACTCGGTGCTCGACCTGCCGGTGGACGACATCGGCGTGGTGACCGACATCGACACGCCAGAGGCCCTGGCGCACGCCGAGGCGCTCTGGCTCGCCGGGCCGGGCAGCCTCAGCGCGTGA
- a CDS encoding TonB-dependent receptor, translating to MIPNFRRNAIGAAVLSLAALAGAANAQTAPAPSTADDASLREVTVTGNPLGASDLIAPTTSLSGDKLLLRSESTLGETLNNLPGVSSSYFGPNASRPSIRGQDGDRIRILQNGGGAPDASALSYDHAVPVDALVTERIEVLRGPSALQYGGSAVGGVVNVIDNRIPSEPINGFGGRADLGYATGNKEKSGGVLLEGGNDRIALHVDAFNRDSKDVSVPITLECSKPGSPWMARRICNSANQAHGGAFGGTVFFDQGWVGASVSTYRSTYGTVAEDDVTIGMKSDRQALEGEWRPGGFISSIHAKLSHTNYRHTEFEGREPGTAFSNVSNDLRLEARHRKIGNFEGLVGFSSETNRFAADGEEAFAPHSRTRSTALFLHEEYGTSWGRLSFGARTERVRVRSLGYPEDPSVTRFAVGERTFNPHSAAFGALVNLAPQWQLTSNIAYTERAPKDYELLANGPHVATAAWEVGDPTLKKEKSTGFDLGAQWKDGPNTARVNAYVTRFRNYIGLTASGRELDSEGNVAEPGTPDTLAEYLYGGVRARFTGIEANGNLRLLGADGFARMADAGTLDLEWRGDIVRAKNLDTGEPLPRIAPLRLGATLAYGNGPWTARLGFDYNAAQHRVPSVGARETDAYTLWNAAITYRMKVQRANLTWYARVDNITNKLAYSPTSILTTTVYPNAPLPGRTLKVGLRVTF from the coding sequence ATGATCCCCAATTTCCGTCGCAACGCCATCGGCGCTGCCGTTCTTTCGCTCGCCGCGCTGGCGGGTGCGGCCAACGCGCAGACCGCGCCTGCGCCTTCCACCGCCGATGACGCGAGCCTGCGCGAAGTGACCGTCACCGGCAATCCGCTCGGCGCCAGCGACCTCATCGCGCCGACGACTTCGCTGTCGGGCGACAAGCTGCTGCTGCGCTCCGAATCGACCCTCGGCGAAACGCTGAACAACCTGCCGGGCGTGAGCAGCAGCTACTTCGGTCCCAACGCGAGCCGGCCCAGCATCCGCGGGCAGGACGGCGACCGCATCCGCATTTTGCAGAACGGCGGCGGCGCGCCCGACGCCTCGGCGCTGAGCTACGACCACGCGGTGCCGGTCGATGCGCTGGTCACGGAGCGCATCGAGGTGCTGCGCGGCCCTTCGGCGCTGCAGTACGGCGGCAGCGCCGTCGGCGGCGTGGTCAACGTGATCGACAACCGCATTCCGTCCGAGCCCATCAACGGTTTCGGCGGCCGTGCCGACCTGGGCTATGCCACCGGCAACAAGGAAAAGAGCGGCGGCGTGCTGCTCGAGGGCGGCAACGACCGCATCGCGCTGCACGTCGATGCCTTCAACCGCGATTCGAAAGACGTGTCGGTGCCCATCACCCTGGAGTGCAGCAAGCCGGGCTCGCCGTGGATGGCGCGCAGGATCTGCAACTCCGCCAACCAAGCGCACGGCGGCGCGTTCGGCGGCACGGTGTTCTTCGACCAGGGCTGGGTCGGCGCGTCGGTCAGCACCTACCGCAGCACCTACGGCACCGTGGCCGAGGACGACGTGACCATCGGCATGAAGTCCGACCGCCAGGCGCTCGAAGGCGAATGGCGTCCGGGCGGCTTCATCAGCAGCATCCACGCGAAGCTGAGCCACACCAACTACCGCCACACCGAGTTCGAGGGCCGCGAGCCGGGCACCGCGTTCTCCAACGTGAGCAACGACCTGCGCCTGGAGGCGCGCCACCGGAAGATCGGCAACTTCGAGGGCCTGGTCGGCTTCAGCAGCGAGACCAACCGATTCGCCGCCGACGGCGAGGAAGCCTTCGCGCCGCACAGCCGCACGCGTTCGACCGCGCTGTTCCTGCACGAGGAATATGGCACCTCGTGGGGTCGCCTGAGCTTCGGCGCGCGCACCGAGCGGGTCCGCGTGCGTTCGCTCGGCTACCCGGAAGACCCGAGCGTGACGCGCTTCGCCGTCGGCGAGCGCACCTTCAACCCGCACAGCGCCGCGTTCGGTGCCCTGGTCAACCTCGCGCCGCAGTGGCAACTGACCTCGAACATCGCCTACACCGAGCGCGCGCCCAAGGACTATGAGCTGCTGGCCAACGGCCCGCACGTGGCCACGGCTGCATGGGAAGTGGGCGACCCGACGCTCAAGAAGGAAAAGTCGACCGGCTTCGACCTTGGCGCGCAGTGGAAAGACGGCCCCAACACGGCCCGCGTGAACGCCTATGTCACGCGCTTTCGCAACTACATCGGGCTGACCGCCTCGGGCCGCGAGCTGGACTCCGAAGGCAATGTGGCCGAGCCCGGCACGCCCGACACGCTCGCCGAATACCTCTACGGCGGCGTGCGCGCGCGCTTCACCGGCATCGAGGCCAACGGCAACCTGCGACTGCTGGGCGCCGACGGCTTCGCGCGCATGGCTGATGCCGGCACGCTCGACCTGGAGTGGCGCGGCGACATCGTGCGCGCGAAGAACCTCGACACCGGCGAGCCGCTGCCGCGCATCGCGCCGCTGCGCCTGGGCGCCACGCTGGCCTACGGCAACGGCCCGTGGACCGCGCGACTGGGCTTCGACTACAACGCCGCGCAGCACCGGGTGCCGAGCGTGGGCGCGCGCGAGACCGATGCGTACACGCTGTGGAACGCGGCCATCACGTACCGCATGAAGGTGCAGCGCGCGAACCTCACCTGGTATGCGCGCGTCGACAACATCACCAACAAGCTGGCCTACAGCCCGACATCGATCCTCACGACCACGGTGTACCCGAATGCCCCGCTGCCGGGGCGGACGCTGAAGGTCGGGCTGCGCGTGACGTTCTGA
- a CDS encoding rhodanese-like domain-containing protein — MIDQVRPADLAAWFAQDADAAPVLLDVREPWELQTASVAPQGFTLVAIPMNEIPGRLAELGEGKRIACLCHHGARSQRVAAFLSQNGFADLANVAGGIDAWSSHDPTVPRY; from the coding sequence ATGATTGACCAAGTCCGCCCCGCCGACCTCGCCGCCTGGTTCGCCCAGGATGCCGACGCCGCCCCGGTTCTGCTCGACGTGCGCGAGCCCTGGGAGCTGCAGACGGCGAGCGTCGCGCCCCAGGGCTTCACCCTGGTCGCGATCCCGATGAACGAGATCCCCGGGCGCCTGGCCGAGCTGGGCGAAGGCAAGCGCATCGCCTGCCTCTGCCACCACGGCGCGCGCAGCCAGCGCGTGGCCGCCTTCCTGAGCCAGAACGGCTTTGCCGACCTGGCCAACGTGGCCGGGGGCATCGACGCCTGGTCCTCGCACGACCCCACGGTCCCGCGCTACTGA
- the msrA gene encoding peptide-methionine (S)-S-oxide reductase MsrA: MTSSSSPTETIVLGGGCFWCTEAVFDRVQGVLDVESGYCNGQVVKPTYEQVCTGRTGHAEVVKLEFDPARISLREILEIFFVVHDPTTLNRQGNDVGTQYRSGIYYTDDAQKQVAEEVIREIEASKTYRSPVVTEVAKLDNYSTAEAYHQDYFLNNPNQGYCAFVVGPKVEKFQKTFASRLKA, from the coding sequence ATGACCTCTTCATCGTCGCCCACAGAAACCATCGTGCTCGGTGGCGGCTGCTTCTGGTGCACCGAGGCGGTGTTCGACCGGGTGCAGGGCGTGCTCGACGTGGAGTCGGGCTATTGCAACGGCCAGGTCGTCAAGCCGACCTACGAGCAGGTCTGCACCGGGCGCACCGGCCATGCCGAGGTGGTGAAGCTCGAATTCGACCCGGCCCGGATCAGCCTGCGCGAGATCCTCGAGATCTTCTTCGTGGTACACGACCCGACCACGCTCAACCGCCAGGGCAACGACGTCGGCACCCAGTACCGCAGCGGCATCTACTACACCGACGACGCGCAGAAGCAGGTGGCCGAAGAGGTCATCCGCGAAATCGAGGCCAGCAAGACCTACCGTTCGCCGGTCGTCACCGAAGTGGCGAAGCTCGACAACTACTCGACGGCCGAGGCCTACCACCAGGACTACTTCCTGAACAACCCGAACCAGGGCTACTGCGCGTTCGTCGTGGGCCCGAAGGTCGAGAAGTTCCAGAAGACCTTCGCCTCGCGCCTGAAGGCCTGA